One Misgurnus anguillicaudatus chromosome 19, ASM2758022v2, whole genome shotgun sequence genomic region harbors:
- the rangap1a gene encoding ran GTPase-activating protein 1a, protein MASDDVRQLADSLAKTQVTEGELSYKGRGLKLDNAQSVDEMVKEIVKFDGLRALRLEGNTVGVEAAQTIAKALENKKDLQCCYWSDMFTGRLRAEIPPALVSLGEAIVTAGARLKVLDLSDNAFGPDGVKGIEKLLKSTACHSLEELRLNNCGMGIGGGKILAEALTVCHKESTAAGAPLRLKVFIAGRNRLENDGATALAKAFQLIGSLEEVHMPQNGINYPGVSALATAMKHNPQLRVLNLNDNTFTKKGAIAMAEALKHLRNVQVINFGDCLVRSEGAFAIAETVKEGLPLLKELNLSFGEVTEDAALEVARSVQHKDHLERLDLNGNCLGEEGCDKLRELTESMKLGQILGSLSDDEGEPEEDEEDSEDEDLEEEEEEEEEGDEEETHNESDLFQTPPSAPRPPDVSSFLSFPSPDKLLRLGEKRSSLIQQQVDVQDVNRIAEVFLKISSVYKEDDVQVKSAVLESIDAVMKKAFSTPSFQPLIFVSSLLVMLGLLKSEDKLKPVRVVSGHLQCLEHAVKQSYFPKEHITVLSAFMSRQNKSLESCGSARDRLKSTLQKLTAES, encoded by the exons tgGATGAGATGGTAAAGGAGATTGTGAAGTTTGATGGTCTGCGGGCGCTCAGACTGGAGGGAAACACCGTTGGTGTGGAGGCTGCACAGACCATCGCTAAAGCCCTGGAGAACAAGAAGGACCTACAG TGCTGTTACTGGAGCGATATGTTCACCGGCCGTCTGCGAGCTGAAATTCCACCTGCGCTG GTGTCTTTGGGTGAAGCGATCGTCACGGCCGGCGCTCGGCTGAAGGTTCTGGACCTGAGCGATAACGCTTTTGGACCTGATGGAGTTAAAGGTATTGAGAAGCTGCTGAAGAGCACCGCCTGCCACTCGCTGGAGGAACTGCGTCTGAACAACTGTGGAATGGGCATTGGTGGAGGAAAG ATTCTGGCGGAGGCTCTGACGGTGTGTCACAAGGAATCGACTGCAGCCGGCGCTCCTCTGCGGTTGAAGGTGTTCATCGCCGGCAGAAACCGACTGGAGAATGATGGAGCCACAGCGCTTGCGAAGGCGTTTCAG CTGATTGGCAGTCTGGAGGAGGTGCACATGCCCCAGAACGGAATAAATTACCCAGGAGTCTCTGCTTTAGCCACAGCTATGAAGCACAATCCTCAGTTGCGTGTCCTCAATCTCAACGACAACACCTTCACCAAGAAAGGAGCTATAGCCATGGCCGAG GCACTGAAACACTTAAGGAATGTGCAGGTGATAAACTTTGGTGACTGTCTTGTACGTTCAGAAGGAGCTTTTGCCATCGCAGAGACTGTGAAAGAAGGACTGCCACTGTTGAAG GAGTTGAATCTTTCATTTGGTGAAGTGACTGAAGACGCTGCTCTGGAGGTGGCTCGATCAGTTCAACACAAAGATCACTTAGAAAGACTCGACTTGAACG gtAACTGTTTAGGTGAAGAAGGTTGTGATAAACTTCGAGAGCTCACAGAAAGCATGAAGTTGGGTCAGATACTTGGATCTCTGAG TGATGATGAGGGTGAACCTGAGGAAGATGAAGAAGATAGTGAGGATGAAGATttggaggaggaggaagaggaagaggaggagggagatGAGGAGGAAACACACAATGAATCAGATCTG tttcAAACTCCTCCGTCAGCACCTCGACCCCCAGATGTCTCCTCTTTTCTCAGTTTTCCATCTCCAGACAAACTCCTGCGACTCGGAGAAAAGAGAAGCTCACTTATTCAGCAGCAG GTGGATGTTCAGGATGTAAACAGGATAGCAGAAGTGTTTCTGAAGATCTCATCCGTATATAAAGAGGATGATGTTCAGGTGAAATCAGCTGTACTGGAGAGTATCG ATGCTGTGATGAAGAAAGCGTTCTCCACACCTTCATTCCAGCCCTTGATTTTTGTCTCCTCATTGCTGGTGATGCTCGGACTGCTGAAG AGTGAAGATAAGTTAAAGCCGGTGAGGGTTGTATCAGGACATCTACAGTGTTTGGAGCATGCAGTAAAACAGAGTTATTTTCCTAAAGAGCACATCACAGTTCTCAGTGCTTTCATGTCCAg ACAGAATAAATCACTGGAGTCATGCGGCAGCGCTCGAGATCGACTGAAATCCACACTACAGAAACTCACAGCAGAGagctaa